A genomic segment from Pseudokineococcus lusitanus encodes:
- the tilS gene encoding tRNA lysidine(34) synthetase TilS: MAGPHPAVADVRRAVAAALADLPPGALVLVGCSGGPDSLALAEGLARWARPGRRGVDGRRAGAVVVDHGLQDGSAEVADRAADACRGLGLDPVEVVALPPDPGHGGGGPEARARDGRHAALADAAARTGAAAVLLGHTRDDQAEQVLLGLARGAGARSLAGVPPRRGVVRRPLLGLPRSTTLAACAALGLEPWHDPTNAPPPPGERGARRAHVRGVLLPALEAGLGPGVAAALARTAEHLREDADVLDALAADLLARARAAAGDGGDPAGDGDPDPLAAVVVLDVRALSDAPPALRRRALRGAAVAAGAPAGSLGSTHVGALDALVTAWRGQGPADLPGGVVARRADGRLRLARP, translated from the coding sequence ATGGCCGGCCCGCACCCGGCGGTCGCGGACGTCCGACGGGCGGTCGCCGCCGCCCTGGCGGACCTCCCGCCCGGCGCCCTCGTGCTCGTCGGCTGCAGCGGCGGGCCGGACTCGCTCGCCCTCGCCGAGGGCCTCGCCCGCTGGGCACGACCCGGTCGTCGGGGCGTCGACGGCCGCCGGGCCGGCGCGGTCGTCGTCGACCACGGGCTCCAGGACGGCAGCGCGGAGGTCGCCGACCGGGCCGCCGACGCCTGCCGCGGCCTCGGGCTCGACCCGGTCGAGGTCGTCGCGCTGCCCCCCGACCCTGGGCACGGGGGAGGAGGGCCGGAGGCCCGCGCCCGTGACGGCCGCCACGCCGCCCTCGCCGACGCGGCCGCCCGGACGGGCGCCGCCGCCGTCCTCCTCGGGCACACGCGCGACGACCAGGCGGAGCAGGTCCTCCTCGGCCTGGCGCGCGGTGCGGGCGCGCGGTCCCTCGCGGGCGTCCCGCCCCGTCGCGGCGTCGTTCGGCGGCCGCTCCTCGGGCTGCCGCGGTCGACGACGCTCGCGGCCTGCGCCGCCCTCGGGCTCGAGCCGTGGCACGACCCGACCAACGCGCCACCGCCGCCGGGGGAGCGGGGTGCCCGGCGTGCGCACGTCCGCGGAGTCCTGCTGCCGGCCCTGGAGGCGGGCCTCGGGCCCGGCGTCGCGGCGGCGCTGGCCCGCACGGCCGAGCACCTGCGCGAGGACGCCGACGTCCTCGACGCCCTCGCGGCCGACCTGCTCGCGCGGGCGCGGGCGGCCGCCGGCGACGGCGGCGACCCGGCCGGTGACGGTGACCCCGACCCCCTCGCGGCCGTCGTCGTCCTCGACGTCCGCGCCCTGTCCGACGCACCGCCCGCCCTCCGTCGCCGGGCCCTGCGGGGCGCGGCCGTCGCCGCCGGGGCGCCGGCGGGCTCGCTCGGCAGCACCCACGTCGGCGCGCTCGACGCGCTCGTGACCGCGTGGCGCGGGC